One segment of Rosa chinensis cultivar Old Blush chromosome 6, RchiOBHm-V2, whole genome shotgun sequence DNA contains the following:
- the LOC112173443 gene encoding uncharacterized protein LOC112173443, giving the protein MASTFAQALFAMLLIASMVAVSTANKDWQQGNYTGWGFNRGPYHLNKTEGPNKIIVGGSENWHYGFNYADWSLKNASFYVHDTLVFKYDPPNNTTPPHSVYMLPNLWSFIHCDLSKAKMVGSPTQGGGNGFEFVLKSSRPYYFACGEHNGTHCKDGMMRFFVFPKLRGWHY; this is encoded by the exons ATGGCTTCCACGTTTGCACAAGCCCTTTTTGCAATGCTGCTAATTGCTTCAATGGTAGCAGTTAGCACAGCCAACAAGGATTGGCAGCAGGGGAACTACACTGGCTGGGGTTTCAACCGTGGTCCATATCACCTCAACAAGACAGAAGGACCCAACAAGATCATTGTTGGTGGCTCCGAAAATTGGCATTATGGTTTTAACTATGCAGATTGGTCTCTGAAAAATGCCTCATTTTACGTCCACGACACTCTGG TTTTCAAGTATGATCCGCCAAACAACACCACACCTCCTCACAGCGTGTACATGCTACCAAACCTTTGGAGCTTCATACACTGCGACTTAAGCAAGGCCAAGATGGTGGGAAGTCCAACACAAGGAGGTGGAAACGGCTTTGAGTTTGTGCTCAAGAGCTCGCGGCCTTACTACTTTGCTTGTGGCGAGCACAATGGTACACATTGTAAAGACGGAATGATGAGGTTCTTCGTGTTCCCAAAGCTTCGCGGCTGGCATTATTGA
- the LOC112170476 gene encoding armadillo repeat-containing protein 6, whose protein sequence is MAPPPKTGGRTISQEAFDEVVKENIDDLGMDPTEALQDAIETLTLQGVDLSGIVTCVPGEGGVQDNPVIQCLDRLKQLNSGENSQVGDEEIVKLLDELTELCNSEGSGNSAIASRNGAVELICSICSKVSTRCQGALVSALKTMASLLHDLQSREAFRASGGPKLVVGILTDGFENIEILSSGFAVIAAAATGNEVTKESFMELKTDELILRALSIKSEGSIDSLYDAIRILLTPDDTRVLASQVYGYVRKFAKIGIPGALVDSIRAGLSSPSLVSASIALKAVAANDEICTTISEHGGIDAVLICIDDSSEQGNKTVAQACCSLLSRLAGNDTNKNAIVEKGMDRLMKLSGRFSDDPSVLQEIMSLISVLALRSPENAARAIEAGAGELAIQAMQNFPAAQLLQRNCCLMIRNLVVRNSENRTIMLNSGVEKCIRKAKQTHAICKEAATDALRDLGLDDYYV, encoded by the exons ATGGCCCCACCACCGAAGACCGGCGGCCGAACGATTTCGCAGGAGGCCTTCGACGAGGTCGTGAAGGAGAACATCGACGATCTCGGCATGGACCCCACGGAGGCCCTCCAGGACGCCATCGAAACCCTAACTCTTCAGGGCGTCGATCTCTCTG GGATTGTAACCTGTGTGCCAGGAGAGGGTGGTGTGCAGGACAACCCTGTGATTCAGTGTCTGGATAGATTGAAGCAGTTGAATTCTGGCGAAAACAGTCAAGTAGGCGATGAGGAGATAGTTAAGTTACTTGATGAACTTACAGAACTGTGTAATTCTGAAGGTTCTGGAAACTCTGCAATAGCCTCTAGAAACGGTGCGGTTGAGTTGATTTGTTCTATATGTTCTAAGGTTTCGACTAGGTGCCAGGGTGCACTTGTTTCAGCTTTGAAGACAATGGCTTCGTTACTTCATG ATTTGCAAAGTAGAGAGGCATTTAGAGCAAGTGGTGGACCAAAGCTTGTGGTGGGCATTCTAACTGATGGATTTGAGAATATAGAAATATTGAGCAGTGGCTTTGCTGTCATTGCTGCTGCTGCAACGGGTAATGAGGTTACAAAAGAGTCTTTCATGGAGTTGAAGACTGATGAGCTTATTCTGCGAGCACTTAGTATAAAAAGTGAAGGCAGCATTGATAGTTTATATGATGCCATACGGATTCTCTTAACACCTGATGATACTCGTGTTTTGGCTTCCCAA GTTTATGGTTATGTGCGGAAATTTGCCAAAATTGGAATTCCAGGAGCTCTGGTTGACTCCATACGTGCGGGGCTAAGCTCACCTAGTCTTGTTTCAGCAAGCATCGCTTTGAAAGCTGTTGCTGCCAAT GATGAAATATGTACAACCATTTCTGAACATGGTGGTATTGATGCAGTTCTCATATGCATTGATGACAGTAGTGAACAAGGCAATAAAACTGTTGCTCAAGCTTGTTGTTCTTTGCTCTCCAGG TTGGCAGGAAATGACACAAATAAGAATGCCATTGTTGAGAAGGGAATGGATAGGCTAATGAAACTCTCTGGTAGATTTTCTGATGACCCTTCAGTCCTTCAAGAG ATTATGTCTCTTATTTCAGTACTCGCCTTAAGATCCCCTGAAAATGCGGCCCGTGCAATTGAAGCTGGGGCTGGAGAACTTGCAATCCAGGCTATGCAGAACTTCCCTGCGGCACAGCTACTGCAAAGGAATTGTTGTCTCATGATCCGGAATCTTGTTGTAAGAAACTCAGAAAACAG AACAATTATGCTCAATAGTGGTGTTGAAAAATGCATAAGGAAGGCCAAGCAAACTCATGCAATCTGTAAGGAGGCTGCTACAGACGCCCTGAGAGATTTGGGATTAGATGATTACTACGTGTAA
- the LOC112170477 gene encoding cysteine protease ATG4 yields MMDGSWTAAVMRRIHERVVGSSRTAAISSTSHVWLLGVCYKFDESESSPLAFEHDFSSRILMTYRRGFDSIEGGDSKCFSSDVNWGCMIRSSQMLVAQALLFHRLGRSWRRPLDKSCSLDQECVEILRQFGDSEAAPFSIHNLIEAGKAYNLAAGSWVGPYAMCRSWETLVCKQREAEAAAAQELDDQPLPMAVYIVSGDENGERGGAPVVCVEDAFRHCSESSGGRVDWTPILLLVPLVLGLEELNPRYIPSLRATFTFPQSVGIMGGRPGVSTYIIGVQDENAIYLDPHLVQPVVNLSSNDLDSDATSSYHCNVIRHIPLDTIDPSLAIGFYCRDKDDFDDFCLRASKLADESNGAPLFTVSAETHNLSKPPSQSDDDLGDNGGDQNNEDADGDGSAHEEDDWQLL; encoded by the coding sequence ATGATGGATGGATCGTGGACTGCAGCTGTGATGCGGCGAATTCACGAGCGCGTAGTTGGATCCAGCCGTACTGCTGCTATCTCCTCCACCAGTCATGTGTGGCTTCTCGGCGTGTGCTATAAGTTCGATGAGTCCGAGTCCTCTCCACTTGCATTCGAACACGATTTTTCGTCGAGAATCTTGATGACGTATCGAAGAGGATTCGATTCGATTGAGGGTGGGGATTCCAAGTGTTTTAGCAGCGATGTGAATTGGGGGTGTATGATTCGGAGCAGTCAGATGCTCGTGGCTCAGGCATTGCTTTTCCACAGGTTGGGAAGATCTTGGAGGAGACCTCTGGACAAGTCTTGCAGCTTGGATCAAGAGTGTGTTGAGATCTTGCGTCAATTTGGTGATTCCGAAGCTGCGCCTTTCTCCATCCACAATCTGATTGAGGCTGGCAAGGCTTATAACCTTGCTGCCGGTTCCTGGGTTGGCCCTTATGCTATGTGCCGCTCCTGGGAGACTCTTGTGTGCAAGCAGAGGGAGGCCGAGGCCGCGGCAGCTCAGGAGCTTGATGACCAGCCACTGCCGATGGCTGTTTATATTGTTTCTGGAGACGAAAATGGGGAGAGAGGCGGTGCTCCGGTTGTGTGTGTTGAAGATGCATTTAGACATTGTTCAGAGTCTTCGGGAGGTCGAGTTGATTGGACGCCGATTCTTTTGCTGGTTCCTCTGGTTCTTGGACTTGAAGAACTTAATCCCAGGTACATTCCATCCTTGCGAGCTACGTTTACCTTTCCTCAAAGTGTTGGCATCATGGGTGGCAGACCTGGTGTATCAACTTACATTATTGGAGTGCAAGATGAAAATGCAATCTACCTTGATCCACATCTAGTTCAGCCTGTAGTCAATTTGAGTAGTAATGATTTAGATAGTGATGCTACTTCTTCTTACCACTGCAATGTTATACGCCACATTCCTTTAGATACAATTGATCCATCCCTGGCAATTGGATTCTATTGCCGTGACAAAGATGATTTTGATGATTTTTGTCTACGAGCTTCGAAGCTGGCAGATGAATCAAATGGTGCTCCACTGTTTACTGTGAGTGCTGAAACACATAATTTGTCCAAGCCACCTAGCCAGAGTGATGATGATTTGGGTGATAATGGTGGCGATCAAAACAATGAAGATGCAGATGGAGATGGAAGCGCACATGAAGAAGATGATTGGCAACTCCTCTGA